TGCCTTCCCAAGTTAAGGATGCCAATTTTTCCGTTGAGCTCTACTAAGAAACTCACATGGTAATCCCATAGCTTTTTCACATGGTAATCCCATAGCTGCGTACACAACAATGCAGAGAACTCAATCTCTAATCTGAACAGAGTGAGTTGATGAAAGGCAAGCCGAATCTACCCCTTCTTTTGCTTCCCTCAAATCTTTCAGGCAAATATTAATCTCATGATGTCAAAAGATATGCAAAAGTGGATAAGGTTGCAATTCAGATGTTTTGTTAACTGAGCACAAAAGAGGCAGAGAGCCAGAAATGAGTATTATCTCAAAAAATTGACCGAGCAGCTATTAGTGAAAGTGAAGCTTGAGCTCAAGTTAGTCAAGTCCAgaccacctttttttttttccttaaaaataattgatcAAGCTTGAGTAAAATTTTGAGCTCGAGTTTTGCCAATTCGTCAAGCTCGAACCTGGAAATATAAGGCTCACCTGGATTGCAGCACCTCGTGAACAAGTATACAAAATGAGAAATAGTTTGATGTCCCAAGGAAGAAGTGCTCAAAGAGTAAGAGAAAAATATCGGGCTCACACCTGAAACTTCATAGATCTGCATCTGCCACTTATTCAGATCTCTTAAGAAGACTTAAAAGCACTCCAGCACCAAGACATGTGGCTACAACACCAAGAGATGCTTCTGTCGTTATGTGAAAACCTGCAAGAACGGTTGAAAGAAGGCTCAATATTCCAAAGTTAAATCAAATGCTAGATAGATGTGGATAACAATAAGTGAGAATAAACCTACCAAAGAAATCGAGAATCATTTTACATCCAATGAAGCCAAGGACAACACCAATGGATGGCTATAGAATGACAGTGAAATGACATAAGATTAGCATAGATCTAATTAAGGTAATTTTGAGAGGCATAATTCATATTCATATACGATGAAAATGAGGGGTATGAGATTAATAATATGTTGGATTCAGGGGAATCACAAGAAATTCAAGTGAAGCAACAATGAGTGAAATTTTTGGACCACGATCTACCTGCAAGTACTCCAAGTCTGACATGCCTTCAGAAATCAGTCTATAGAGAGACCTCAAACCTAAGTTTGATAGAGAAAGGGTCAGTCATTGTTCATGCTAAAAAGTTCCAGTTTCCAATTATAGGTGAGAatgggcaaaaaaaaaaagaaaagaataaatacTACCTAATATTGCAAACAGATTAGATGTGAAAACTATGAAAGGGTCCCGCGTGACACCAAAAACTGCTGGTATTGAGTCAACCTGATAAAGGTAAAAGATTCATCACTTTTTTATGCTGTTATCTTAACGACATATATGATGAAAGAAATGAAGAATGCTAGTTTTGACGTGAAAGCATTTATATGGGAACAACGACAAGAAAAACTCACAGCGAAAGCTATGTCACTGAGCTCAATGACTGCCACGGTGAGAAGCAAAGGAGTGGCCTGCCCAAAACGTGCGATGCCTGTTAGAAATGAAATCcaaattaatttatctttATGAAATTCGAGCGATGAATGAGTTATTAATGGCTACTGCTGACTTTGTCCACAAGCTACGCATGGTTATTCATATTCTGAAACAAATCAAGCCACCAAAAGACCGCCGGAAAGACAGTCCATCATGCAGAATATATGGCCAAAGGAATTAAGAAAACTTAGTGAATGAATGAAGTCTAGAAGTGACTTACTTTCCATATGCCGTTCTGATTCGTTATAAATCGGTTGCCATCATAATTACCTAGAGGATGCAAAAGGATAGTTTAAGAACCCCCTCTAATTTTCAGGTAAATCAGAATGAGCTAAATATCCAATGAACAACCAATTAAAATAGCAACCTTTTTTCTGATATAACCaagtaatttatattatgaGACCATAAGTTCAAGTTAACAATATATACGAGTAAGGTCTAGTCCAAGCTCAAGTTCACACAATAAATTTTAAGTTACAATTTCAAGCTACACTTGGTTCGAATAAATTAACTCCATTTAGATGAGAGCTTCTCAGAGTACATTCAACTGTAAGACTGGTGCATTCAAAGGAAAATTTACTGAGACATTGTATATTAGTAAGGCATGGCATTACTTGTTACAGGTATAAATTTCTGGCATGTCTTCACTATGAAGTTCTCCGATAGGTCACTATCGTCCTCTTCGCTGGAGAATAACTATCAAATATAAGGCAAGAATCCATCAGTTATATATTATAGTACGAGAAGACCAGGGTGGATGCACCAGAGATTTGACAATCACGTGAAAGTGATAGAAGAAGAGATTTACTTTATGCACGATAAGCTAGATGAACCAGGAAAACGATAGTCTAAGCTCCTATAAAATGAAACCTTTATCTAGAAACACATTAAGCAATTGAAGGAGAATAAACATCAGATGCTAATCATGTCCTTGGAAACATACAATGAATGAGCCAAAACCCTTCAACTGCAAATAGAATTAATATCACCCGAGAAGTGAATGTAGGACATATGCACTTGTCATAGTTATAACTACACATCTTTTCAGCAGAGAGGTTATACCTTAAATGATGAGTATAGGAGTATCACAGCCAAAAATAAATTGACCGCATCAAACCTCTGAAAGCATAAACATAAAAATGGAACAAGTTAACACTAAAGGCAACTTGGGATTGGACAAGCCTTGAAAGTATGCAGACACATAGAAATAATTACCTGCAGGGTAGCTGCTCCAAGTATTATCAGAGACAATCGAAAGATTATTGCTCCAGCAATCCCATAGGACAGTACATGATTCTGCTTTATCACCATGATACGACATTgtcaaatcaaattaagaaGCAAGAGTGGTTTACCTTACGGAAACATATGCAAAGACATCTATGCAAATGTTATATGAGAGGTTAGTTGGATACCTGGTACATAACTGGAACTTTGAAATACTTGAAGATAAGCACAAAGATGAAAAGATTATCCACGGATAAACTTTGCTCCAGAATATACCTGAAATGATTACTCATTACTGAGAGGAAGGTATTGTACATTTACGTAATGGTTAGTGAAATAGTTGATAGAAACCCATTGACATAACTCCCCTGCTTGTGGGGATAGGTATTTAAGATGCATCTACAAATGGCCAGTTGTCTCAAAAAACATAAAGAGAGATGAGACGTCCTAATAGCAGTCCCCTGTAGATCATATCTAATGTTTAGGCAACATTGAGCCTTGGCTTTATTTAGTCACTGAAAAGAAAAGcatcttcttttttcatgCAAAAGTGATAATTTTAGAACAAAGTTATCCATTGACAAGTATGTCATTTTATCCCTACCCAGCAAAAAACTCGGATGCCTTGCCAACACCATCTTTGAAGCCCAAACCAACACCAAAAGCCACTGCGCAGCTCACCTACAACAATGCAAGACTAACTGAGATTGATCTAACCATCTGGGCTTTTAAATAGacacaaaaatcaaaatctcgGAGCTGTTGTTTTACTCACACACAGAGCAACAGTTGTAATTGAGGATGCATAACTCTCCTCTGTCTCATTGTTTTCCTCTGAACAGCCTACAGAGGTAGGAGAGTGTCCTTTGGCAACATTGTCGACTTCATTGGATGACTGGGAACTGGTTCCCACATCTCCTGCAGCATAACATTTCAATCACCACAATGATGTGATCCATTAGTTGCAACAAAGTAGAAGAATATAAATGCTGTCCATTGCTAAACAGAAACTGCAACAACCAAGACAATAGAGCTGGGTACATTTCACTGCCTAATTCAAAACTATCTAACTTCTACTCCTGCAGCCATTCTATATATCCAAAGACTTAAAATCAGTGTTCAAAGTAGTGTAATTTCTAATTATACCTGAAGCAGACAAATCACCCTCCTGCTCGGCTTTCCTCGCGCAAGGTATAGGATTGCAGCGACCAAGTCGAACCTGATTCACTGCAAACCAGTTTCTTCCATTTCAGAAGCAGAAAATCAGACAGACATCGATCGAAAACACAATTCTGCAGGAGGAgagtgattaaaaaaaaaaaaaaacctgtcTTTAGAGACGAAACGCGATTGCAGAGAAATTGAACTCCGACCCGCTTGGGGAGGTCGCTCGAGATTCCCAAAGCGCCTCTCCGCGTGTGGTAATGGAGGTGACGTGGGGAGCTCCTGACGCAGTTCTGAATGGCCGAAGGGAGTCCCATGGCTGCTTGTATCCCGGAACAGAAAGGACCTCCCCGAGCTCGAAGGAACTGAGACAGAAACGGAGGGAGAGTAGGAAAGGGGAGCTTCAAGTTACATCTTATCCTCTGTTGGGGTCTGGAAAATCTGGTCTTATTATTACGTGGAAGCCACGTCATTTTATACTTAAATAAATGAGCgtgtgtaaaaaaaaaaaaactgaatttAGGGTTTTAAGCATATCAGAATAGTATTTATAGAGATTTGTGGGTATCTGTACCGGAATATTATAATTCGCTCGAGTTATATGATTTTTTGGTGAAGATAATTCTGCTCAAGATATGTGTTTGCATATATAATAGATAGTGGAATATCACATAAAGATATCAAGTAGATATTAAGAGaattcaatattaaaaatattagaaatatGTAAGAGATAATTGTGGACGAGACGTATTTACAAGATATTATTAGTGATTTGGTGTATAAGCGGGCCTAAAATGATAAGTCAGGTCGACAAgtccaatcaatttttttgttcCTCAAACCTTTGAAATAGTGGCCTACGAAATGGTGGCCTGGGGTGTTGATCATGACCAACATGGACCAACGAGGATGTTGGTCCTTATAGGAGGGCTAATGTTAtggattaaattaattataaagtaTGTGATTTATCCCATATTGATTatagaagaaaattaatgTGGGATTTATAGAttaaataaattctctcatttAATAGACTAGTTTTTTAGATCGGACTGTTCCATGTAGAGCGTGGCCGGGAGAGTGAGGAGAACGGTGGCTTATGTCCGTCACGAAAGGCTCCCCCGAACCATAGAAGCTCCCTTGTCCTGTGTCGTTTTGTGGTTAATGTGAAGGAGACGATAGTAAGGACGATGTcgcaaaaaattttaaatcgaCCATCAAAGTTTTAGTTTTGTCTCAATTAAGCCACTGAGTGGCATGGACATTAATGGGCCTGAGGTTAGGCCCAAATTACATAATTGAGGCCCATCACGGGATTTCTTTTTGTTCCAGATAAGAGCCGATGCTTTGATTATCGCATCCGCACTCTTTCCCTCTCGTCTTCTTCGCGCGGACTGCTGTCCGTTCCGTTGCCCTCCTTGCGATTCCCTTCAATGGCGAAGGTCTCCATCAACCTCAACGAGAAGATCCCCTCCGAGGAAGATGAAGTCTACAATCCAACCGAGGACTCGATCGTTGGTTCCTCCGATCCTTCCCCGGTCACCGGAACCGTGACAGATCACGCCGTTGTTGAAGCTTCTGTTGAACCATCGCCGGCCCCTTCTCACGGCAGCTCGGGTAAGGCGCTCAAAGAAGCTGAGGCAACGAAGAGCACCGTGGCTGTGATAGGGTCGCAGGCTGCGAATGGTAGCGCCGCTCCTGTCGACGAGATACGGCGGAAGATTCGACGTGCCGAGCGGTTTGGTGTTCCCGTTCAGCTGTCTGAGGGGGATAAGCGCAATTCTCGAGCTGAAAGGTATCAGTGTGatccttgtttggtttgtagTTTCGGTCTATCGGTTATCTTCTTGTTTTGGTTTGTTGATTTGCATTGAAATTTTTCTTGCTAGAGCTGAGAAGTTTAACTAGAGTAGTAATGATTAGCTTGTCAAACTTAGAGAAGCTCGACAATTGCGGCGGTTATCAGCACTAGGCAATCTCGGCATAGAAATAGCACCTCTTCTGATGATTTGCATAAATGGCTGTATAGGAAcaaccaaaaatatatatggctGCTCCTGGTAATGATGAAGTCCACGGTGATTTGCATTTTCTCTGTTACTGGGAAGGATCTAGGAGTCTGAACTGGAAGGAGAAGTTCTTTCTGAAGTGACTTCGGGATTGGGTGAAAATAAAGACCTGCCCCTATATTGAGAGTAGGCATGGTCTTGGGCGAGTCCGTCTCATTCATACCTTGACATTAGAAAGGCatttaaagtaattttttgcTTTGCGAAGGGCATGGATGTAGTGGTGCATCAGTATGCAAATTAAAGGGCCTGTGGTTGAGAGGTATTCTCAGGTTGTAACAATGATAATAGTTGCAGGGTTTGGGTTGCAGTGATGAAGTTTAGTCCTCCTCGAAAATTTCTCAGAGAAGAATGTTGCATGGattttcttccccttttcATATCCTCTGAGAGCTGAAACCGAGCTTGAAGTCTCGATTTTTCACCATGTGTAGGTTTGGCACTGGTTCTGGCATGAAGAAACCTGAAGGTCTGAATAAGTCAGAGGAGCTGAAGCGGAAGGCTAGAGCTGAGAGGTTTTCCTCATTTCACAGGCTTGTGGTAGCTTATTTGCAGTGTTTGGACTTGCATAAAtatttacatcaattttggCGCATCCCAGGTTTGGCATTTCCGTATCTGAAGCTATGAAtgaggaagagaagaagaaagctcAGCTGGCAAGATTTTCTTCAAATGCAACTGTTTCCAGTGAGGAAGAGAAGAGGAAAGCAAGGGCAATCAGGTTCTAATGTCTTACAAGTGCTcttatttgaagaaaaatgacacAGAATAATATGTAAGGGGTCGTTCAGTCCTTTATTGATGAAAATAATATCTGATGAGTCGTTTTCTTTGTTCCCAGATTCTCAAATATCCCCAGTCCCATTGCACAAGCGAATAGCAAAGCAGCTGTTGCAGGCGGTGCCAGTGGAGGAGCATGAGGAGCAATTGCTCtccatttcttcttttcttgttattttcttcttaataGTATGTTATCAACCTATGTTAGTCTGCGTGgaagtttctttttttgttatatatatatatatatatattctgttCATTGACATAAAATACATcatatttattgattatttGGCAGTTGGTCCTTGCTTTTGCCAAGACTGACTTGCCTTTCTTCTGACTTTGCAGGTGTAGGGTTCTTAGTCTAATCTGCAACTGACCATCAATGCATGGGCAATTCCATAACATGACCAACTGGACAGTGACTTTCCTGCAGGGGTTTGGACCAAAATGATGGACATGCACGTGAATATGCTAGTTACCTGGTAAGATCTTTGGTCTGTAACTGATGCCTCCGGTGCTAACTCATCCTGATTTACTGAGAAAAGTAGGAATTATGATTTATAGCCTGAGTAATTTTGCTGGTATCATTTGGAGCTCTCCTCTCAGATTGCGCCACTCAATATGTATGGAAAGCGATAGCCTCTCGTATCCAATATTAGTGAATCTGGGGTATGCCATTAGCATCATCAATGTATTGTCTGAATCATTTTATCCAGGCTCAGGGCTGCAGTACGCTTTGTCATCCACCAAACCAAATTACTCTTTTGGCAATTTCAGTTGAACTAACATTTTTCACTCAAACGTCCTCTTACTCATGTTAGTTTTTCAGACTGAGTCATCTGTTAGTTTCTTAGGACTGTGCTCGATCTAAGATTACCTACAGATTGAGATTATTGCTGATTGAACATTGGAGTTATTCACATGCTTGCATATGATCATTCTTTTCTTGTTCTAGAGACTTTTGTTGAGTATGACAGGTTTTTTTAAGTCAAACTTGCAATTTAAGAAGCTTTGATAGTTATGATATTTGCATATCCATGTTATCTCTCGTTGGttgcatgttttccctaaatGTCGAAGTATAGACAGTGCACAGTCAAGGTACTGTATGACTTGTAGTTGTGGTTGCTTTTTCATGTTTCCTTGACTAAAGGAGCAATGTCATCATCCGGAAAAATGTTGATACATGGTAGACATGCAAGTCATCATTTCCTGTCAGTGGACGATCATTCTCAGGGGAATAATCTGAAGGTAGAAAGCCAATTGTGTCAGTCGCTTCAGAACATTGGTTTGTGATTTTAGGTTTTTGATGAGCACGATGATTTTATAAACTGCATTGCAAGGATGAGTTAGCACTTGGGAAGGCCATTGTTACATTCTGCAGGTCTCACTCGGTGAATCTTACAATCAGCAGATGTGTGGTGTGGATATTGTAGAGACTGGATTGGTTGACATATGTAGATATGTTTTATCTCGTGTCTCTTGTTTCTTTCGGCAGAACTCTTTCTATGGATACAATGTAGAAGGTTGTGCTTGTTGCCCTGCCTGTTATGATTGCTCATCATATGTAATCTAAGTTTCACATCTGTTGGAAGGCTTGTGATGTTTTGGTCCTTTGTTCGATCTCTTTTCACTGTTCCAAAGAACTATCATTCACTTATTTATGAAGATTAAGTGACAATAACTTGGTTCTGGCTTCGGTATGGTCCTTCCGAAATTTAGGCACCCAAAGTTGGATTTATTGCTGCAAGTTTCATGGGTAGGTCCAATACGTGGTGTTAATTTGAGCCAACTGGTATCAGGCTTCAGCTCGACCCTGCAACTACGAGACTTGAACTCAAGACTGGCATGCAAGCTTTGTCAAAGTATCTTTGTTTTGGGCTCGAGCTCAATTTCTTTTGGCAATGAGGTTATGAGGTTGTAGTTGAACTTCCAGAATATGTTAAACCGGCGAATGTGCTTGTGACCATCGGAGCAATGTCATCGCGATTGGGTtgtttttttctgttttagtCTAAGGCGAGTTGGCTTGGCAGAATCTATACACAACTATAAAAGCAGAAGCAAAAGTGACTTTTGACGGTTTCACAAATTATAAATGCGATAAATGCCGTAGTATTATCATGTTACGCTACTTAGAGAATTCCAAAGGTTTGGTAGTCATGAGAGATTGACGGTTGAAAAATAACCTCTCTGTAGttttaaggggaaaaaaacacCAATTATGGATTTAGACGCTCATCATCTTTACAAGATCAAAACAATATCTTATTCCTATTAGTCGTAGGGCATCCAGTTTTTGTTGAAAACAGAAACGGTTATATTCAACTTATCACAATCCAATCTAATTCGTATAACATCATCAAGTTAtatgaaaagaataaaaatgtaattaatatttataaccAAGACattattaataagaaataaactttaaacaaatatgTTATCACaaatcaaaagaaataaatttaaaacattttttgAAGGAACGAACCACAGTTAAGATAATAGTGGACGAACTTATGATAAAATAGTAACCAAATATTTCAGTTTCACCTATAAATCTATTACAAAAGTGGTCATTAGTAGTTTCGATATATCTAATGACTCTAGTCCATGCGTATGCACGACTTTTATATAGTTATAATTGTAAGattaaaataatcaaattataCATCAAAATTTTATACAATTGAAAACACAACACATGATATAGTACATTGGTATGCTTTCGTAAGAGCATATAGAATTCATAGGATATACATCGATATGTCATATATATGGCCGATGATTCGATACTGCTATATAAAGCGTCTTTCTGCTATAATATGTATTGTTTGAGTCTTTGAGAGATTTTGAATTCAATAATCTTCACTTGTGGCTCCTGAATTCCTCTTTATTTCGGCTTCCCTTACCACCTTTCCGCCGGTAGGCCTCGCATgtagcccaaaaaaaaaaaaagaaaaggtataTAATCCATATAAAGCAAGTGATTACTTGAAACAAGTTTGACTGCCATATTACCTCTCTCATTTTCTCTGTGATCTCTTGTTAATGTCTATACGCGTAAAAATTAAATGGCCAATACGAGTCGGTTAATGATGATGTACGATATTACTTTTCTCactttcttcaattttttttatcttaactacaattcaattcaatttttaatactaaattatttcgactattcattattttttttcacaattcaacaacacaatcattattttttcacaatttttcctataatttaacaatacaatcattacaattccaaataaatataattacgCAAAGCCTAATATCAAGCTcttcaattatattattagTATTACTCAAACTCCATTTTGGAAGGAAATCATCTGTTCAGTGTGCATAACATTAACACGCACTAGTGCATGGAAGCTTGAATTGGGCCGTTTGGGCCGGGCCTGAAAAGACTAACTGGGCCTATGTGTTGTGAAGCCCATACCCAGGAGCATTTTCGCTCAATATTGGGCCAGGCCCATCACCTGTGTTTCCCCTTGAATACACATGCAGGACGATTGGCGACGCAAATTGCAAACATAAGTCATCAATCATCGAAATTCATGGGTTCAGTTACACTCAGTGGTGCTATTGAGCTGTCTAGACTCGGGCGCATACTCCATCAATTTATTATCTCCT
The sequence above is drawn from the Punica granatum isolate Tunisia-2019 chromosome 5, ASM765513v2, whole genome shotgun sequence genome and encodes:
- the LOC116209586 gene encoding thylakoid membrane protein TERC, chloroplastic isoform X2, whose protein sequence is MGLPSAIQNCVRSSPRHLHYHTRRGALGISSDLPKRVGVQFLCNRVSSLKTVNQVRLGRCNPIPCARKAEQEGDLSASGDVGTSSQSSNEVDNVAKGHSPTSVGCSEENNETEESYASSITTVALCVSCAVAFGVGLGFKDGVGKASEFFAGYILEQSLSVDNLFIFVLIFKYFKVPVMYQNHVLSYGIAGAIIFRLSLIILGAATLQRFDAVNLFLAVILLYSSFKLFSSEEDDSDLSENFIVKTCQKFIPVTSNYDGNRFITNQNGIWKATPLLLTVAVIELSDIAFAVDSIPAVFGVTRDPFIVFTSNLFAILGLRSLYRLISEGMSDLEYLQPSIGVVLGFIGCKMILDFFGFHITTEASLGVVATCLGAGVLLSLLKRSE
- the LOC116208680 gene encoding protein MODIFIER OF SNC1 11-like; protein product: MAKVSINLNEKIPSEEDEVYNPTEDSIVGSSDPSPVTGTVTDHAVVEASVEPSPAPSHGSSGKALKEAEATKSTVAVIGSQAANGSAAPVDEIRRKIRRAERFGVPVQLSEGDKRNSRAERFGTGSGMKKPEGLNKSEELKRKARAERFGISVSEAMNEEEKKKAQLARFSSNATVSSEEEKRKARAIRFSNIPSPIAQANSKAAVAGGASGGA
- the LOC116209586 gene encoding thylakoid membrane protein TERC, chloroplastic isoform X1 — translated: MGLPSAIQNCVRSSPRHLHYHTRRGALGISSDLPKRVGVQFLCNRVSSLKTVNQVRLGRCNPIPCARKAEQEGDLSASGDVGTSSQSSNEVDNVAKGHSPTSVGCSEENNETEESYASSITTVALCVSCAVAFGVGLGFKDGVGKASEFFAGYILEQSLSVDNLFIFVLIFKYFKVPVMYQQNHVLSYGIAGAIIFRLSLIILGAATLQRFDAVNLFLAVILLYSSFKLFSSEEDDSDLSENFIVKTCQKFIPVTSNYDGNRFITNQNGIWKATPLLLTVAVIELSDIAFAVDSIPAVFGVTRDPFIVFTSNLFAILGLRSLYRLISEGMSDLEYLQPSIGVVLGFIGCKMILDFFGFHITTEASLGVVATCLGAGVLLSLLKRSE